One window of Phocoena phocoena chromosome 13, mPhoPho1.1, whole genome shotgun sequence genomic DNA carries:
- the RSRC2 gene encoding arginine/serine-rich coiled-coil protein 2 isoform X2 — protein sequence MIRTNFFLKQARRHESKDKSSKKHKSEEHNDKEHSSDKGRERLNSSENGEDRHKRKERKSSRGRSHSRSRSRERRHRSRSRERKKSRSRSRERKKSRSRSRERKKSRSRSRERKRRIRSRSRSRSRHRHRSRSRSRTRSRSRDRKKRIEKPRRFSRSLSRTPSPPPFRGRNTAMDAQEALARRLERAKKLQEQREKEMVEKQKQQEIAAAAAATGGSVLNVAALLASGTQVTPQIAMAAQMAALQAKALAETGIAVPSYYNPAAVNPMKFAEQEKKRKMLWQGKKEGDKSQSAEIWEKLNFGNKDQNVKFRKLMGIKSEDEAGCSSVDEESYKTLKQQEEVFRNLDAQYEMARSQTHTQRGMGLGFTSSMRGMDTV from the exons ATGATAAG AACCAACTTCTTCTTAAAACAGGCAAGAAGACATGAATCCAAAGATAAATCCTCTAAGAAACACAAGTCTGAGGAACATAATGACAAAGAGCATTCTTCTGATAAAGGAAGAGAGCGGCTAAATTCATCTGAAAATGGTGAGGACAGACACAAACGCAAAGAAAGAAAGTCATCAAGAGGCAGAAGTCATTCAAGGTCTAGGTCTCGTGAAAG GCGTCATCGTAGTAGGAGCAGAGAGCGGAAGAAGTCAAGATCCAGGAGTAGGGAGCGGAAAAAGTCAAGATccagaagcagagagaggaagaaatcaCGATCCAGAAGCAGGGAGAGAAAACGTCGGATCCGATCTCGTTCCCGCTCAAGATCAAGACACAGACATAGGAGTAGAAGCAGGAGTAGGACAAGGAGTAGAAGTCG AGATAGAAAGAAGAGAATTGAAAAACCGAGAAGATTTAGCAGAAGTTTAAGCCGAACTCCTAGCCCACCTCCCTTCCGAGGCAGAAACACAGCAATGGATGCACAAGAAGCTTTAGCTAGGAg GTTGGAAAGGGCAAAGAAATTACAGGAACAGCGAGAAAAGGAAAtggttgaaaaacaaaaacaacaggaaatagctgcag CAGCTGCAGCTACCGGAGGTTCTGTTCTCAATGTTGCTGCCCTATTGGCATCAGGAACACAAGTAACTCCTCAGATAGCTATGGCAGCTCAGATGGCAGCCTTGCAGGCTAAAGCTTTGGCAGAGACCGGAATAGCTGTACCTAGCTATTACAACCCAGCAGCTGTGAATCCAATGAAATTTGctgaacaagagaaaaaaaggaaaatgctttgGCAAGGCAAGAAAGAAGGA GACAAATCCCAGTCTGCTGAAATATGGGAGAAATTGAATTTCGGAAACAAGGACCAAAATGTCAAATTTAGGAAATTAATGGGTATTAAG AGTGAAGATGAAGCTGGATGTAGCTCCGTTGATGAAGAAAGTTACAAGACATTGAAACAGCAGGAAGAAGTATTCAGAAATCTAGACGCTCAGTATGAAATGGCAAGATCACAAACCCACACACAAAGAGGAATGGGATTGGGTTTTACATCATCGATGCGAGGAATGGacacagtttga
- the RSRC2 gene encoding arginine/serine-rich coiled-coil protein 2 isoform X1, whose product MAASDTERDGLAPEKTSPDRDKKKEQSDVSVSPRASKHHYSRSRSRSRERKRKSDNEGRKHRSRSRSKEARRHESKDKSSKKHKSEEHNDKEHSSDKGRERLNSSENGEDRHKRKERKSSRGRSHSRSRSRERRHRSRSRERKKSRSRSRERKKSRSRSRERKKSRSRSRERKRRIRSRSRSRSRHRHRSRSRSRTRSRSRDRKKRIEKPRRFSRSLSRTPSPPPFRGRNTAMDAQEALARRLERAKKLQEQREKEMVEKQKQQEIAAAAAATGGSVLNVAALLASGTQVTPQIAMAAQMAALQAKALAETGIAVPSYYNPAAVNPMKFAEQEKKRKMLWQGKKEGDKSQSAEIWEKLNFGNKDQNVKFRKLMGIKSEDEAGCSSVDEESYKTLKQQEEVFRNLDAQYEMARSQTHTQRGMGLGFTSSMRGMDTV is encoded by the exons ATGGCG gCTAGTGATACAGAACGAGATGGACTAGCCCCAGAAAAGACATCCCCAGATAGAGATAAGAAAAAAGAGCAGTCCGATGTATCTGTTTCTCCCAGAGCCTCAAAACATCATTATTCAAGATCACGATCAAGGTCAAGAGAAAGAAAACGAAAGTCAG ataatgaaggaagaaaacacaggagccGGAGCAGAAGCAAAGAG GCAAGAAGACATGAATCCAAAGATAAATCCTCTAAGAAACACAAGTCTGAGGAACATAATGACAAAGAGCATTCTTCTGATAAAGGAAGAGAGCGGCTAAATTCATCTGAAAATGGTGAGGACAGACACAAACGCAAAGAAAGAAAGTCATCAAGAGGCAGAAGTCATTCAAGGTCTAGGTCTCGTGAAAG GCGTCATCGTAGTAGGAGCAGAGAGCGGAAGAAGTCAAGATCCAGGAGTAGGGAGCGGAAAAAGTCAAGATccagaagcagagagaggaagaaatcaCGATCCAGAAGCAGGGAGAGAAAACGTCGGATCCGATCTCGTTCCCGCTCAAGATCAAGACACAGACATAGGAGTAGAAGCAGGAGTAGGACAAGGAGTAGAAGTCG AGATAGAAAGAAGAGAATTGAAAAACCGAGAAGATTTAGCAGAAGTTTAAGCCGAACTCCTAGCCCACCTCCCTTCCGAGGCAGAAACACAGCAATGGATGCACAAGAAGCTTTAGCTAGGAg GTTGGAAAGGGCAAAGAAATTACAGGAACAGCGAGAAAAGGAAAtggttgaaaaacaaaaacaacaggaaatagctgcag CAGCTGCAGCTACCGGAGGTTCTGTTCTCAATGTTGCTGCCCTATTGGCATCAGGAACACAAGTAACTCCTCAGATAGCTATGGCAGCTCAGATGGCAGCCTTGCAGGCTAAAGCTTTGGCAGAGACCGGAATAGCTGTACCTAGCTATTACAACCCAGCAGCTGTGAATCCAATGAAATTTGctgaacaagagaaaaaaaggaaaatgctttgGCAAGGCAAGAAAGAAGGA GACAAATCCCAGTCTGCTGAAATATGGGAGAAATTGAATTTCGGAAACAAGGACCAAAATGTCAAATTTAGGAAATTAATGGGTATTAAG AGTGAAGATGAAGCTGGATGTAGCTCCGTTGATGAAGAAAGTTACAAGACATTGAAACAGCAGGAAGAAGTATTCAGAAATCTAGACGCTCAGTATGAAATGGCAAGATCACAAACCCACACACAAAGAGGAATGGGATTGGGTTTTACATCATCGATGCGAGGAATGGacacagtttga